The Saccharomonospora glauca K62 genome has a segment encoding these proteins:
- a CDS encoding inorganic diphosphatase, whose amino-acid sequence MEFDVTIEIPKGERNKYEMDHKTGRIRLDRTLFTATQYPADYGFIDETLGQDGDPLDVLVLVQEPTFPGCLIRCRAIGMFRMTDEKGPDDKILAVPSDDPRMEHLRDIHHLNEFHKLEIEHFFQVYKDLEPAKSVEGSTWASRAEAEAEIQRSYEREAAAKKEEQAEEQ is encoded by the coding sequence ACGATCGAAATCCCCAAGGGGGAGCGCAACAAGTACGAGATGGACCACAAGACGGGGCGCATCCGCCTGGACCGCACCCTGTTCACGGCCACCCAGTACCCGGCCGACTACGGGTTCATCGACGAGACCCTGGGGCAGGACGGTGACCCGCTCGACGTCCTCGTCCTCGTGCAGGAGCCCACGTTCCCCGGCTGCCTGATCCGGTGCAGGGCGATCGGCATGTTCCGCATGACCGACGAGAAGGGCCCGGACGACAAGATCCTGGCCGTACCGTCGGACGACCCGCGGATGGAGCACCTGCGGGACATCCACCACCTCAACGAGTTCCACAAGCTGGAGATCGAGCACTTCTTCCAGGTCTACAAGGACCTGGAGCCCGCCAAGAGCGTCGAGGGCTCCACCTGGGCCAGCCGCGCCGAGGCCGAGGCCGAGATCCAGCGCTCCTACGAACGCGAGGCCGCCGCCAAGAAGGAGGAGCAGGCCGAGGAGCAGTGA
- a CDS encoding uL11 family ribosomal protein, with the protein MATSKAKKFETTLHLPAGEAPVADLGKALGQTGINLVEVKRAYDAATAGQRGDVVPVVITVFEDRSFSLRYKTPPTSHLIRKELGGPGAGRPGHEKAGTLSRAALRRVAERKLPDLNTSDVEVAMRIVAGTARSMGVTVES; encoded by the coding sequence GTGGCGACAAGCAAGGCGAAGAAGTTCGAGACCACCCTCCACCTGCCCGCGGGCGAGGCTCCCGTGGCCGACCTCGGCAAGGCGCTGGGGCAGACCGGGATCAACCTCGTCGAGGTCAAGCGCGCCTACGACGCGGCGACGGCGGGGCAGCGGGGCGACGTCGTCCCCGTCGTGATCACCGTGTTCGAGGACCGGTCGTTCTCGCTGCGGTACAAGACGCCCCCGACGTCGCATCTGATCCGTAAGGAACTGGGTGGGCCGGGCGCGGGGAGGCCGGGGCACGAGAAGGCCGGGACGTTGAGCCGGGCCGCGCTGCGGCGGGTGGCCGAACGCAAGCTGCCGGATCTCAACACTTCGGACGTCGAGGTGGCGATGCGTATCGTCGCGGGCACCGCCCGTTCGATGGGAGTGACCGTGGAGAGCTGA
- a CDS encoding gamma carbonic anhydrase family protein: MPMFAFEGVSPTVHPEAWIAPTATLIGDVVVEKGASVWYGVVLRGDFGRIVVREGANVQDNTVVHVNDGVCEIGPNATIGHACVVHDCTIGEQALIGNGAIVLDKAVVGRRSLVAAGATVTPNTRVPDETVAKGSPAKSFTPLSDTARAWVDHNAEVYRALARRHADGIEEVR, encoded by the coding sequence ATGCCGATGTTCGCCTTCGAGGGCGTGAGCCCCACCGTGCATCCGGAAGCCTGGATCGCCCCCACCGCGACGCTGATCGGCGACGTGGTCGTGGAGAAGGGCGCCTCGGTGTGGTACGGCGTCGTGTTACGCGGCGACTTCGGCAGGATCGTGGTGCGCGAGGGCGCCAACGTCCAGGACAACACGGTGGTGCACGTCAACGACGGGGTGTGCGAGATCGGTCCCAACGCCACCATCGGGCACGCCTGCGTCGTCCACGACTGCACCATCGGGGAGCAGGCGTTGATCGGCAACGGGGCGATCGTGCTCGACAAGGCCGTGGTGGGCAGGCGGAGCCTCGTCGCGGCGGGCGCCACCGTCACCCCGAACACGCGGGTCCCCGACGAGACGGTCGCCAAGGGCAGCCCCGCCAAGAGCTTCACCCCGCTCTCCGACACGGCCAGGGCGTGGGTGGACCACAACGCCGAGGTCTACCGTGCGCTCGCCCGTCGGCACGCCGACGGCATCGAAGAGGTGCGGTAG